Within the Marinobacter qingdaonensis genome, the region GGCCGGTTTGCCGTCGTTCTTGGCACCGGGCTGGTCATCCATGCGCATGGACAGGGCAATGCGCTTGCGCGGGATGTCCACATCCAGCACCTTGACCTTGACGATGTCCCCGGCCTTGACCACTTCCCGCGGGTCCTTCACGAAAGTATGGGACAGCGCGGAAATGTGCACCAGTCCGTCCTGGTGCACACCGATGTCGACGAAGGCGCCGAAGTTGGTGACGTTGGTGACCGAGCCTTCCAGCACCATGCCGGGCTCCAGGTCACTGAGGGTTTCCACCCCTTCCTCGAAGCTGGCAAAGCGGAACTCCGGTCGCGGATCGCGCCCCGGCTTCTCCAGTTCGGCAATGATGTCCTTGATGGTCGGCACCCCGAACTGTTCTGTTACGTAGTCCTGGGGTTTCAGACCACGCAAGAACGCGGAATCGCCGACGATGTCCTCGACCTTGCGGTTGTTCTTGGCGGCGATGGCTTGCACCACGCCGTAGGCCTCCGGGTGCACCGACGAGCGATCCAGCGGGTTGTCGCCGCCGGCGATGCGCAGGAAGCCCGCCGCCTGCTCGAAGGTGCGGTCGCCCAGGCGGGCGACCTTGAGCAGCTGCTTGCGGTTGTTGAACAGACCGTTCTGGCTGCGGAAATCAACGATGTTCTGGGCAATGCTCTGGTTCAGGCCGGACACCCGGGCCAGCAGCGGCACCGAGGCGGTGTTCAGGTCGACGCCGACGCCGTTGACGCAGTCCTCGACCACCGCGTCCAGGCTGCGGGACAGCTGCACCTGGGACACGTCGTGCTGGTACTGGCCGACCCCGATGGACTTGGGTTCGATCTTCACCAGCTCGGCCAGCGGGTCCTGCAGGCGGCGGGCGATGGACACCGCGCCGCGGATGGTCACATCCAGGTCCGGCAGTTCCCGGGAGGCGAACTCGGAGGCGGAATAGACCGAGGCCCCGGATTCGCTCACCACGATGCGCGCCAGCTTCAGTTCCGGGTAGCGCTTGCACAGATCCGCCACCAGCTTTTCGGTTTCCCGGGACGCGGTGCCATTACCGATGGCAATCAGTTCGATCTTGTAGTCCCGACACCACTTGGCCAGCTGCTCGATGGACGGGTCCCACTGGTTCTTCGGCGCGTGCGGGTAGATGGCGCCGTGGCCGACCACCTGACTGGTGCCGTCGATCACCGCGACCTTGACCCCGGTCCGCAGCCCCGGGTCCAGGCCCAGGGTCGGGCGCGGCCCGGCCGGCGCCAGCAGCAACAGGTCTTTCAGGTTGGCGGCAAAGACGTTGATGGCTTCGGTTTCGGCGGCTTCGCGCACCTGGGCCATGAGATCGGTCTCGATCTGGGTCGACAGCTTGACCCGCCAGGTCCAGCGCACCACCTCCGACAGCCACTTGTCGGCAGCCCGGTCGTTGTCCCGGATGTTCCAGTGCGCGGCGATGCGCTGCTCGGCCGGGTGCGGGGCCCGGCGATCCTCGTCGGCGTCGCCCACCACCAGGGTGTAAGCCAGAATGCCCTCGTTGCGGCCACGGAGAATGGCCAGGGCCCGATGCGAGGGCACCTTCTTCAGCGGCTCCACGTGATCGAAGTAGTCGCGGAATTTCGCGCCTTCGGTTTCCTTGCCCTCGATCACCGACACCTTGAGCTGACCTTCCTGCCAGATGAAGTCCCGCAGGCTGCCGAGCAGTTCGGCGTCCTCGGCGAAGCGCTCCATCAGGATGTAGCGGGCGCCATCGAGGGCGGCCTTGGTGTCGTCCACCCCGGCCTCGGCATTGAGGTAGCCCTGGGCGGTGGTTTCCGGGTCCTGCGTCGGGTCCTCGTAGAGGGCGTCGGCCAGGGGTTCAAGACCGGCTTCCCGGGCGATCTGGGCCTTGGTCCGGCGCTTGGGCTTGTACGGCAGGTACAGGTCTTCCAGGCGGTTCTTGGTGTCGGCATCGTTGATGCTGGCACGCAGTTCGTCGGTCAGCTTGCCCTGCTCTTCGATGCTGTTGAGGATGGTGCTGCGACGGTCTTCCAGTTCACGCAGGTAGCGCAGGCGCTCTTCCAGGGAGCGGAGCTGGCTGTCGTCCAGGGATCCGGTGACTTCCTTCCGGTAACGGGCGATAAACGGAACGGTGGCGCCCTCATCAAGCAGTTCGACGGTGGCATTGACCTGTTGTTCACGAACGCCGAGCTCGTCGGCGATGCGCCTGGAAATACTGTTCATGCAACCTCTGTAAACTGGGATCGGTGTCGGATTAAAGGAGGAAAGGTACAGCGGCTTAACGTTGCAGGCAAGCGGACTGTCCGCGGCTGCGCAGGAATTGCACAAGGTCGTGCCAGGGCATGGGACGGGCGTAATAGTAGCCCTGGATCTCATCGCAGTGCTGCTGGCGCAGGAACTCGAGCTGGCCCTCGGTTTCCACACCCTCGGCCACGACACTGATCTGCAGACTGTGGGCCAGGCTGATGATGGCGCGGATGATGTGCTCGGCGTCGGCGGAGTGGCCCAATTCCTGGACGAAGGACTTGTCGATCTTGACCAGGGAAATGGGCAGGTGCTGGAGGTTGCTCAGGGACGAGAAGCCAGTGCCGAAATCGTCCAGCGCAAAGCTGATGCCCAGCTGGTTGAGTTCGCGCAGGCACCGCTGGGCGTATTCGGGGTCGTGCATCATCGCACTTTCGGTCAGCTCCAGCTCCAGCAGGCTGGTGTCGACATTGGCGTTGAAGATGATGCGGAAGATGGTCTCGGTCATCTTGCGGTCGTGGAACTGACGGAACGACAGGTTGACCGCGAACACCAGGCCGGGAAAGCCCAGGTCGGCGGACTCCTGCAGGCGCTGGCAGGCCTGCTCGATCACCCAGTAGCCGATGGGCACGATCAGCCCGCTGCGCTCGGCCACCGGAATGAACTCGTCCGGTCCCACCAGGCCACGCTC harbors:
- a CDS encoding Tex family protein — translated: MNSISRRIADELGVREQQVNATVELLDEGATVPFIARYRKEVTGSLDDSQLRSLEERLRYLRELEDRRSTILNSIEEQGKLTDELRASINDADTKNRLEDLYLPYKPKRRTKAQIAREAGLEPLADALYEDPTQDPETTAQGYLNAEAGVDDTKAALDGARYILMERFAEDAELLGSLRDFIWQEGQLKVSVIEGKETEGAKFRDYFDHVEPLKKVPSHRALAILRGRNEGILAYTLVVGDADEDRRAPHPAEQRIAAHWNIRDNDRAADKWLSEVVRWTWRVKLSTQIETDLMAQVREAAETEAINVFAANLKDLLLLAPAGPRPTLGLDPGLRTGVKVAVIDGTSQVVGHGAIYPHAPKNQWDPSIEQLAKWCRDYKIELIAIGNGTASRETEKLVADLCKRYPELKLARIVVSESGASVYSASEFASRELPDLDVTIRGAVSIARRLQDPLAELVKIEPKSIGVGQYQHDVSQVQLSRSLDAVVEDCVNGVGVDLNTASVPLLARVSGLNQSIAQNIVDFRSQNGLFNNRKQLLKVARLGDRTFEQAAGFLRIAGGDNPLDRSSVHPEAYGVVQAIAAKNNRKVEDIVGDSAFLRGLKPQDYVTEQFGVPTIKDIIAELEKPGRDPRPEFRFASFEEGVETLSDLEPGMVLEGSVTNVTNFGAFVDIGVHQDGLVHISALSHTFVKDPREVVKAGDIVKVKVLDVDIPRKRIALSMRMDDQPGAKNDGKPAGAGRGRSESKGGGRGPRQSGGGQKQQQGAMAGALAQALASARKDGR